The following nucleotide sequence is from Streptomyces xiamenensis.
TCGGCCTGGACCGGGGGATGCCGTTTCCGCTGGCCGACATTCCGCGCACCGGCTGCGTCATCCTGGTCGGCTCGAATCTCGCGGAGACGATGCCGCCCGCGCTGCGCTACTTCACCGAGCTGCGCGCGAACGGCGGCACGCTGATCGTGATCGACCCGCGCCGTACCCGCACCGCCGAACAGGCCGATCTGCATCTGGCGCCCCGCCCGGGGACGGACCTGGCGCTGGCGCTGGGGCTGCTGCACCTGGTGGTGGCCGGGGGGCGGGTGGACGAGGCGTTCGTGGCGGAGCGCACGAGCGGCTGGGAGGAGGCGCGGGCGGAGGCGATGGCGCACTGGCCGGAGCTGGTGGAGCGCATCACGGGGGTACCGGTGCCCCAGCTGCGGGAGGCGGTGGAGCTGTTCTGCGCGCCGGAGGCGGCGATGGTGCTGACGGCGCGCGGGCCCGAACAGCAGTCGAAGGGCACCGACACCGTCTCGGCCTGGATCAATCTGTGCCTGGCGACGGGCCGGGCGGGGCGCCCGTACTCCGGCTACGGCTGTCTCACCGGGCAGGGCAACGGGCAGGGCGGGCGCGAGCACGGGCAGAAGGCCGACCAGCTGCCCGGCTACCGGATGCTCACCGACCCGGCGGCGCGCGCCCACGTGGCCGGGGTGTGGGGCGTGGACCCCGCCGTGCTGCCGGGGCCGGGGCGCAGCGCGTACGAGCTGCTGGAGGCGCTCGGCGGCCCGGACCCGGGCGGGATCAGGGCGCTGCTGCTGATGGGTTCCAACCCGGTGGTCTCGGCGCCGCGTGCCGCGCACATCGAGGAACGGATGCGGTCGCTGGACTTTCTGGCGGTGTGCGACGTCGTGCTGTCGGAGAGCGCGCGGCTGGCGGACGTGGTGCTGCCGGTCACCCAGTGGGCGGAGGAGAGCGGCACGCTGACGAATCTGGAGGGCCGGGTGCAGCTGCGGCGCCGGGCGGTGCCGGTGCCGGACGGGTGCCGCAGCGATCTGGCGGTGCTGCGCGGGCTGGCGCGGCGGCTGGACTTCGCGGGGTGGGACGAGGGTTTCCCCGAGGAGCCGGAGCGGGTCTTCGAGGAGCTGCGGCGGGCCTCCGCCGGCGGCACGGCGGACTACGCGGGGATCACGTACGCGCGGATCACGGCGGAGGGCGGGGTGTTCTGGCCGTGTCCGGCCGAGGATCATCCGGGGACGCCGCGGCTGTTCCTCGACCGGTTCGCGACGCCGGACGGACGGGCGCGGTTCACGGCGGTGGGGCACCGTCCGGCGGCGGAGGAGCCGGACGCCGAGTATCCGGTGCTGCTGACCACGGGGCGGGTGCTGGCGCAGTACCAGTCGGGGGCGCAGACGCGGCGGGTGGCGGAGCTGAACGCGGCGGCGCCGGGGCCCTTCGTCCAGGTGCATCCGCGGCTGGCGGCGGCGCTCGGGGCGGCGGAGGGCGACCGGCTGGTGGTCGTGTCGCGACGGGGGCGGGCGGTGGCGCCGGCCCGGATCGACGCGGGTATCCGGCCGGACACGGTGTTCATGCCGTTCCACTGGCCGGGTGAGGGGCGGGCGAACACGCTCACCAATCCGGCGCTCGATCCCACCTCCCGGATGCCGGAGTTCAAGATCTGCGCGGTGCGGGTGGAGCGGGAGTGAGGGCGCGGCGGGGCGGGCGGGGGGACGGGGGAGAAAGTGAAAGGGGCCGGAGTGAAAGGGGGCGCTTCATGGTGAACCGGGTTGCGCTGCCGCCCGCACCCCGGAGCATGGAAGGGTGACCGACACCACGCAGCACACCACGCATCTGAACGCCCTGGCCGAGCACCATCTGGACCGGGCCCGCGCGGCGGAGCACGGCCGCAGCGCCCATCTGTTCCTGCACGACGGCCCGCTGCGGCAGAGCGTGATCGCGCTGACGGCGGGCGCCGAACTGGAGGAGCACAACGCGCCGCCCGCTGCCAGTCTCTATCTGGTGCGGGGCGCCGTCCAGGTGGTGCCGGCCGGTGACGGCGCGGCCGGGATCCCGCTGACGGAGGGCGAGATCATGAAGATCCCGCAGGTGCGGCACTCGGTGGTGGCGCTGGAGGACGCGGTGCTGGTGCTCACCTCGGTGACGGCGGTGCCGGACGCGCTCACGCCCGGCGCCGGCTGGGGCTGAGGCCACGCCCCCACCCTCGGCGCGGACGCGTGAGGGCCACCGCTATCCGGCGCTCAGGCGGTGCAGGCTGGGGCTGATGCCGCGTTCCCGCTTGAAGGCGGTGCTGAGCGCGAAGCCGCTCCCGTAGCCGACCCGGCGGGCGACGGCGTCGAGGGTGGCGGCGGGTTCGCGCAGCAGGTCGGCGGCGAGGGCGAGTCGCCAGTCGGTGAGGTACGCCATGGGCGGCCGGCCGACGAGAGTCGCGAAGCGCCGGGCGAAGGCCGCCCGCGAGACCCCGGCGCGGGCGGCGAGGGCGGCGACCGTCCAGGGGTGGGCGGGGTCCTCGTGCAGCAGGCGCAGCGCGCGGCCGACGACCGGGTCGGCCTGCGCCCGGTACCAGGCGGGGGCCCGGGCCTCCGGGCGGGCGAACCAGGCGCGCAGCACGGCGATGAGGAGCAGGTCCAGCAGGCGGTCCAGGACAACGCTCTGGCCGGGCCGGTCCTTGCCGATCTCCTCGGCGACGAGCGGCAGCAGGGGGCAGTCCCAGTCGGCTTCGCGCAGGACGAGCAACTGCGGCAGGGCCCGCAGCAGCCGGCCGCTGACCTCGCCGTCGACGTGGTAGGTGCCGATGAGCAGTTGGGCGGCGCCGTCGGGTCCGCTGCCCCAGGTGCGGACGCCGAGGTCCAGTTGCTCGCACAGCCCTTCGCCCTCGGGGGTGGTGGTGACGTCCCCGGGGTGCACCACCACCTGCACCGGGACATCCGTACCACTGCCGACGCGGTACGGGGCGGGGCCGCGCACCACGGCGATGTCACCGGTGTCGATCCGCACCGGTTCCTGGTCCTGGACCTGGCCCTGGTCCTGGTCCTGGCCCCCGGGGGTGATCCAGGTGGTGTCGCGCAGGGCGCACAGAACGGTCAGCGGGGCGCGGTCCCGGACCTGTACGCACCAGGGCGGGTCGAAGACGGCGCGCAGCAGGAAGGCGCGGTGGGCGCGGGGGCCTTCGAGCAGGCTCGCGAGACTGTCCATGAGGGAGAGATTAGACGCCCGCACATGGCGGCGAGCGTCTGAGGGATGGCCGCCGGACGGCCCGGGGCGTGGAATGGGATGCATGAACACCACGCTGATCACGGGCGGTACCGGCAAGACCGGCCGCCGTATCGCCGCCCGGCTGACGGAGCGCGGCATCACCGTACGTCTCGGTTCACGCGCCGGACGGCCGCCCTTCGACTGGCACGACCGCACCACCTGGGAGCCGGCCCTGGCGGATGTGTCCGCCGTCTACCTCGCCTACGCGCCCGACGTCTCGGCGCCCGGCGCGGCCGGGACCCTGGACGCCTTCGCCAGGCTGGCGGTGGCGCGCGGAGCGCGCCGCCTGGTGCTGCTGTCCGGGCGCGGCATGCCGTCCGCCGTACCGGCGGAGGACGCGGTACGGGGCGCGGGCGCGGAGAGCTGGACGGTGCTGCGGGCCTCGTGGTTCGCGCAGAACTTCAGCGAGGACTTCCTGCTGGACGGGGTGCGGCAGGGAGAGTTCGTCCTTCCGGCGGCGGAGGGGGTGACCGAACCCTTCGTCGACGCCGACGACATCGCGGACGTCGCGGTGGAGGCACTGACCGGCCACCTCCCGGCGCACGCCGGTGCGACCTACGAGCTGTCCTCACCGCGCCTGCTCACCTTCGAGGAGGCGGCGGGGGAACTGTCCGCGGCGGCGGGCCGGGAGATCCGCTACCGCCGGGCGGGCCCGCGGGCGTACCGGACCGTGCTGACGGAGGCCGGACTGCCCCCGGCGGAGGCCGAGTTCACCGCGGACCTGTTCACGGACGTGCTGGACGGCCGCAACGCACGGGTGACGGACGGCGTACGGGCGGCCCTGGGACGTGCTCCCCGGGACTTCACCGACTACGTGAAGGAGGCTGCGGCGACCGGCGTGTGGCAGGGATGAGTGGATAGCCTCCCGGGGAACACCAGGCATCCGCGAACCACCCCCCGGGAGGCGCTCACATGACGGCCGAGCACGTACTGGTGCACGTCACGACGGACAGCGAGGAGTCCGCACACGGACTCGCGGACTCGGCGGTGCGGGCGCGGCTGGCGGCCTGCGCGCAGATCGAGGGGCCGATCACCAGCGTGTACTGGTGGGAGGGGGAGGTCCAGCAGGGACAGGAGTGGCGGGTGAGCTGCAAGACCACGGCCGCCCGCTACCCCGCCCTGGAATCCCATCTGCTGGACCGCCACCCGTACGACACCCCCGAGATCATCGCCACCCCGATCACCGGCGGCAGCGCGGCCTACCTGGCGTGGGTCACCGAGGAGGTCAGCAGTTCTTGAACTCCACGCGGGAGTTGTTGTAGGAGCACGAAGCCACCTTCGTGCCGTTGGACTTGCGCAGGGTGGCGGTGTCCTTGTCGTTGTTCCAGACGTACGCACCACGGTTCTGGTACACGTTGGCGGCCGTGTTCTTGCCCGAACCCGTCCGTACCTTCACCGACTTGCCGGCACCCAGGCTGAACGTGCCGAAGGTGTAGGTGTGCTTCTGGGCGTCGGTCAGCGTCCAGCCCTTGAGACTGACGGCCTTGCTGGTGGAGTTGGTGATCTGCACCCACTCGCCGTTGAGGCTGGCGTTGCTGCGGTCGTCCTTGCCGGGACTGTTGTAGTAGATCTTGGTGATCTTCACGGACCCGGCGGCCTGGGCGCTGCCCGCCGTACCCAGCGGCAGCAGCACGGCCACGGCGAAGGCGGCCAGAAGCGCGGTTAAGCGTGCGTGTGTCATCGTCGTTCTCCCTGCGGTTTCACACTGTCGCCATATCGGGCGACAAGATGAAGCAGATCTTAGGGAAACGTGATGAGTTGGCGCAGGCATTCGTGGCAACGCGTACACCTCGTGCGGCGGCACGTTCGGCGCGTCACGTTGGCACCGTTCCAGGGGTCATGGCAGACAGAGAACCCCCTTGCGATGCGGAGAAGCCATGACAGCGCCCTTTCTGGTCACCGGCGGCACGGGCACCCTCGGACAGCACGTCGTCCCCCTGCTGCGGCAGGCCGGCCACCCGGTGCGCGTCCTGAGCCGACGTCCCCGCCCCACCGGTGACGGCCGCGACGGGGAGGACGGCGGCCTCACGTACGTGACCGGGAACCTGCTGGAGAACGAGGGCGTCGAGGCAGCCGTGGCCGGCGCCACCACCGTCGTCCATCTGGCCGGCGGCCCCAAGGGCGACGACGAGGCCACCCGCAACCTGGTGCGCGCCGCGACCGAGGAAGGCGTGCGGCACCTGGTGCTGATCTCGGTCATCGGCGCGAACCGGGTCCCGATCGGGTACCACCGCATGAAGCTCGGCACCGAGGTGGCCGTCGCCGAGTCCGGCATTCCCTGGACCACGCTGCGCGCGGCCCAGTTCCACGAGTTGCTCCACACCGTGCTGGCGAAGATGACGCGGCTCCCGGTCGTTCCGGCACCGCGCGGGGTGCGCGTGGAACCGGTCGACTCACGCGATGTGGGCGCCCGGTTGGCGGAACTGGCCCTGGGCGAACCTGCCGGCCTGGTCCCCGACCTGGCCGGCCCCACCGTGTACGGGCTGGACGAGCTGATCCACTCCTACCTGCGCTCCACCGGCACCCGCCGCCCGGTGCTCCCCCTCCCCCTCCCCGGAAAGGCCGGCCGCGCCCTGCGCGCCGGCACCAACCTGGCCGCCGAGGGCGCGGACCGGGGACGTCACACGTGGGAGGACTTCCTGTCGGGCCGGGTCGACGCGTAGACAGCGGCAGCCGTCAGGGACACCACGCCCAGCACCAGCAGCGCGTACAGGGCGGGGTTGACCCAGCCCGGCACCATCTCCGTGCCCTGGCACACGACGCCGAGCGGGAAGTGCCGCCGCGACTCCGGGGGCTCGTCCGTACCCAGCTCGAGGAGACAGACGCTGTCGGGAAACAGGAAGCCTCCCGCGTACGTTCCGACCGCGTGCACGTACAGCGTCCCCGCGCCGCTCCACGCCAGCGCGGCGCCGAACAACAGCGGCTTGGCACTGGGCACCCTCGGCAACCCCCCGGGCAGCAGCCATCGCGCCAACTGCACGACCACCGTGAGCACCGACATGGCGAAGATCACCGGCGACACCCACAGCAGAACAGCCACGAACACCATCACGAGACGGCTCCCCACAGAACCCGGACTACCGGGGCCATCATCTCCCGTGCACCGCCTGGAGCTTGGTGATGCGAGCCGACCGCGTGCGGCGCACCGACCGTACGGCGGGGCCCGACCACCGCGTGTACGGCCCGCCGGTACGGCGCAGGATCCGGGGACCCCGCCCGCCACCACGCCCCCACCCACCGAGCAGGTACGAGAGCCGAGAAGAACCATGAACACCGTGTCCGGCGATGCCACGGAAGAGGAGGCGCGGCGGCTGCGCCACGCACTGCTCGGCCAGGAGCTGCGGAACTTCGAAGAGGAGCACGGCGCGTTCTCCGCCGGAGAACTGGCCGAGGCACACGAGCGGATCTCCGCCGCCTTCGGCCGGGGCTCCGGGGGAACGCGGCCCGAGCGCACTTCCCGGGACCGCTGATCCGGGCTCTGCGGGCCTGCTCGTGACGTGATGGAGCGTCCGGTGCGGGGGGACTCAACCCCGCGTTTCCCCCGGTGTGGAGACGGACCCCGGCCGCGATTCCCATGCCGCCCCGAAGCTCACCGTTGCGTGCGCGACCGTCGCGCCGGGCCGGGCGTCTCATCGACGGGCGGGGCTGATTCGCCTCTGAGCTACCAGATGTCGCCGTCCCGCCAGTCGCAGATCAGCTCGCCCGTGACGTCCAGCGGGACCGGCCCCGGCAGGATGTGCACCGTGCCGTCCGACTCCTCCGTGCGCGCGATGCCCATCGGGGTCAGCGCCCAGGTGCGGCCCTGCCACGGCTGCCAGCCCCTGGCCGGCCAGTACGCCGCCACCCCGGGCGGGGCCGACAGCGCGCCCAGGTCGTACGCCGCCGCGATCACCCGTTCCAGGACGGCCGTCACCGTGCGGGCGTGCCCCCGCCCCCGGTGGTCGGGGTGGACGCCCAGCGCCTCGACGTACCCGGTGCGCAGCGCCCGCCCGCCGTGGATCAGCCGGCGCTGGACCACCGCGCCGTGCGCGATCAGCCGGTCGTCCTCCCACACCATCGTGTGCATGCCGCCCAGCGCGTGGTCCCAGTCATGTTCGATCAGGCCCAGCAGCGCCCGGATCGCCCGCAGCGTCGCCGTCGACAGCTCCGCCGTGTGGGCCGTTCGTACCTGAAGGGGCATCTCTTTCCTCCACTGGTGCGGGTCGGACGCGGGTACGGCCGGTGTCGGGTCCGGAGCCGGGGCGCGGCCGGGGCGGCGCGGCACCCCGGGGGCCGGCCGGTCCGGGCGGCCGCGCGGCGGAGGCGAACAGCGTCCCGGGCGGCGGCGCGGGCACATCGTCCGGGCGCGCGGAGAGCGCCCACAGGCCGGTGGCCAGCAGCCCGCCGGCCCCATGCCCAGGCGCACGGTGTGCGGGGCGAGCCGTAAAGGTGCTGGCCAGGTCGCCGTCATGCCCGGCAGCGTACGGGCGCGCGCGGCCGGCGGAGCGGCCGTTAAGGGGCGCATAAGGGTGGCCTGAGCGGACCTTAATCCGCGGTGAGACGGGCAGCCGGAAGGGCTCACACCGGCCCGGTGCACCCGCTGAGGGCAGCGTTGCGCGGGGGAAACGGCGGTGATGCGGGCGGGTAACGGAGGGCCCGCACGCTCAGGGCATGGAACCTGTGGTGATCGTCGGCGGCGGAATGGCCGCCGCCCGGCTGGCGCGCCGGCTCGACGCGCCCACCACCGTCATCGCGGGCGAGCGGCACCCCGCGTACAACCGGGTGCTGCTCGCCGGGGTGCTGGCGCGGCAGTACGGCCCGGAGGTGATCGCCCTGCCCGCGCCGGGCCCCGGCGTGCGCTGGCGCGCGGGGGTACGGGCCATCGCCGTCGACACCGCCGCCCGCGAGGTGGTGTGCGACGACGGGACCCGGGAGCCCTACGGCACCCTCGTGCTGGCCACCGGCGCCGCGCCCGTGCTGCCACCGCTGCACGACGGGGAACTGCCCGAAGGCGTACGGGCCTTCCGCACCCTGGACGACGCCCTCGCCGACCCGGGCGAGCGCGCCGTCGTGGTCGGCGGCGGGCTGCTGGGCGTGTCGGCCGCCGCCGCCCTCGCGGTGCGCGGCGTGGACACGGTGCTGGTCCAGCAGGGCGAGCGGCTGATGGAACGCCAGCTGGACGCCGCCGCGTCCACGCTGCTGCGGGAGCAGCTGACCGCGCTCGGCGTCGAGGTGCACACCGAGTGCCGGGTGCGGCGGCTGCGCCCCGGCGGCGTGCTGCTGGCCCGGGGGTCCCCCCGGCCGGAGGCTGGGGGGCGTTATGAACTGGCCGCCGACACCGTGTTCCTGGCCTGCGGGGTGCTGCCGCTTTCCGGTCTCGCCCGGGACGCCGGGATCGCGGTGGGCCGCACCGGCGGCATCGTCGTGGACGAGCGGCTGCGGACCTCGCAGCCGCACGTCCACGCCATCGGTGACTGCGCCGAACACGCGGGCGTCACCCACGGGCTGGCCGGTGCGGCTCTCGAACAGGCCGATGTGCTCGGCGACCTGCTCAACGGCCGCGCCGAGGCCGCCTATCACGGCTCGCGCCCGCTGTACCGGCTCTCCCTCCCCGGCCCGATCGACGTGGCCGCCTTCGGCACCGCCTCCCCCACCGACGGTGACGACACCGTCCGGCTCACCGACGCCACCCGTGGCACGTACCGCAGCCTCGTCGTGCGCGGCGACCGGCTGCGCGGCGGCGTACTGGTCGGCGATCTCGGCGCGGTCGGTCAGCTCACCCGCGCCTGGGAGTCCGACGAAGCCCTCCCCGCCACGCCGCTGCTGCACCTGCTCACCCACGACGGAGGAAACTGATGTCCACGGACACCGACACGGACAAGGCCCAGGACACCGGCACCATCGTGCTCATCGGTCACGGCATGGTCGGTCAGCGCTTCCTCGAGGAACTGGCCGAACGGGGCGTCACCGCCCGCTCGCGGGTGATCGTCCTCGCCGAGGAGCCCCGCCCCGCCTACGACCGGGTGAAGCTCACCTCCTACTTCTCGGGCGTCACCCCCGACGAACTCTCCCTCACCCCGACCGGCTTCGCCGACCTGCACGGCATCGAGCTGTGCCTGTCCGACCCGGCCGAGTCCATCGACCGCGCCGCCCGTACGGTCACCGCCCGCTCGGGGCGCGTCATCCGCTACGACACGCTCGTCCTCGCCACCGGCTCGGCGCCCTTCGTGCCGCCGGTCGAGGGCCGGGACGCCGCCGGCTGCTTCGTCTACCGCACCATCGAGGACCTGCTGGCCATCGAGGAGTGGGCGAAGGCCGACCGCACCACCACCGGCATCGTCGTCGGCGGCGGGCTGCTCGGTCTGGAGGCGGCGGGCGCCCTGCGCGGGCTCGGACTCGCCACCCACATCGTGGAGTTCAACCCGCGCCTGATGCCCGTCCAGGTGGACGAGGGCGGCGGCGCCGCGCTGCGCCGCACCGTGGAGGACATGGGGCTGACCGTGCACACCGGAGTGGGCGGGCAGCGCATCCTCACCCACCCCCAGGACGGCACCGTCACCGGGATGTCTCTGTCGGACGGCTCCGCCGTCGAGGCCGAACTGGTCATCTTCTCCGCCGGGGTTCGCCCCCGCGACGGCCTGGCCCGGGACGCCGGGCTCGCGGTCGGCGAACGCGGCGGCATCACGGTGGACGAGCGCTGCGTGTCCGTCACCGACCCGGCCGTGTACGCCATCGGCGAGTGCGCCCTGGCGGCGGACGGCCGGGTGTACGGCCTGGTGGCGCCCGGCTACGACATGGCCGCCACCGCCGCCCGCACCATCGCGGGGCAGGATGCGAGCGGGTTCCACGGGGCGGACACCTCCACGAAGCTGAAGCTGCTGGGGGTGGACGTGGCCTCCTTCGGCGACGCGCACGGCACCGCGCCGGACTCGCTGGACGTCGTGTACGCCGACTCCCGCTCCGGCGTGTACAAGAAGCTGGTCATCGGCGGCGACGGCACCCTGCTGGGCGGGGTGCTGGTCGGCGACGCGGACGCCTACGGCCTGCTGCGCCCGTTCACCGGCAGCGTGCCGCCCGCCCCGCCCGAGCAGCTGGTGCTGCCCGCCGGGCTCGCCCCGCCCACGGCGCAGGGTCCGGGGGCGCTGCCCGACGACGCGGTCGTGTGCAGCTGCCACAACGTCACCAAGGGCGCCATCCGCTCCGCCGTCACCGATCACTCCTGCGCCTCGGTCCCCGAGGTGAAGAAGTGCACCAAGGCGGGTACGGGCTGCGGCAGTTGCGTCAAGGTGCTGGGCCGGCTCGTCAACGAGGAGCTGGCGGCGGGCGGCGCGGTCATCGACACCGGGCTGTGCGGCTGCTTCGCACAGACCCGGCAGGAGCTGTACGAGATCGTGCTGGCCCTGCGGGTCACCAGCTACCAGCGGCTCCTTGACCAGTACGGGCGCGAGGCGGCGCGCGGCGGCGAGGGCTGCGAGATCTGCAAGCCGGCCGTCGCCTCCATCATCGCCTCGCTCGCCCCCGCCATCGGCGCCGGGACGCACGTGCTGGACGGTGAACAGGCCGCCCTCCAGGACACCAACGACCACTTCCTCGCCAACATCCAGCGCAACGGCTCCTATTCGATCGTGCCGCGCATCCCCGGCGGGGAGATCACCCCCGAGCGGCTCATCGTCATCGGGGAGGTGGCCCGCGACTTCGGCCTCTACACCAAGATCACCGGCGGGCAGCGCATCGACATGTTCGGGGCCCGCGTCGACCAGCTGCCCGCCATCTGGGGGCGGCTGGTGGCGGCCGGTTTCGAGTCGGGGCACGCGTACGGGAAGTCGCTGCGCACCGTCAAGTCCTGTGTGGGCTCCACCTGGTGCCGCTACGGCGTGCAGGACAGCGTGCGGATGGCCATCGATCTGGAGCTGCGCTACCGGGGGCTGCGCTCCCCGCACAAGCTCAAGTCGGCGGTCTCCGGATGCGCCCGGGAGTGCGCGGAGGCCATGGGCAAGGACTTCGGGGTGATCGCCACCGCCAACGGCTGGAACCTGTACGTCGGCGGCAACGGCGGCGCGACCCCGCGGCACGCCGATCTGCTGGCGCAGGACCTGTCGGACGCCGAACTCGTGCGGCTCATCGACCGGTTCCTGATGTTCTACATCCGCACCGCCGACCGTCTGGAGCGCACCTCGGTGTGGCTGGAGCGGATCGAGGGCGGTCTCGACCACGTACGGGATGTCGTGGTGCACGACTCCCTGGGCATCTGTGAGGAGCTGGAAGCGCTGATGGCGGCACATGTGGCCGGCTACCGCGACGAGTGGGCGCAGGCGATCAACGACCCGGACAAGCTGCGCCGGTTCGTCTCCTTCGTCAACGCGCCGGGGGTGCCCGATCCGAGCGTGCGGTTCGTCCCCGAGCGCGGGCAGTCCAAGCCGGACCTGGTGCTGCTGTCCGGCCCGGAGATCCCGGTCGGGGGGCGGGCCTGATGACGACGGCGACGACGACGGTGGAGGTGCTCAGCGGAGGGCGCTGGGTGCCGGTGTGCGCGGCGGACGAGCTGGTCCCGGGGCGCGGCGTGGCGGCGCTGCTGCCGGACGGGCGGCAGATCGCGGTCTTCCTTGACCGTACGGGTGCGGCGTACGCGATCGGCAACCGGGACCCGTTCACCGGGGCCTATGTGCTCTCGCGCGGGCTGCTGGGGTCGGCGGGCGGCAGCGCGTTCGTGGCCTCGCCGCTGCTGAAGCAGCGGTTCGATCTGCGGACCGGGCGCTGTCTGGACGACGATGACGACGCCCGTGCCGTACCGGTGTTCGCGGCGCGCCGTCAGCCGGCGGCGGCAACCGTGACGTCGTAGGCCGGCGTCACGGGGCGGTGTGCCCGGGCAACGGCATGAGCCGGTCCTCGCCCGGGGCCACCTCGAAGCCGATCCCGTCCAGCTGGCCTCCCCCAGCCTCCGGCCGGGGGGACCCCCTGGCGAGCTGCACCCGGACCGGCTCCTCCTCCCACGGCGGCACGCCGACCCACAGCTGGCCCGGCTTCATCCGCACCTGGATGCCGCCGTCGCTCTGGTAGCGCAGCGAGAAGCCGTACTCCGACAGTTCCGGCAGCGGCGCCGGGTCCATCCACAGAACGCCGTCGCGGGTCTCCAGGCCGGTCAGTCCGCGCTGCAGGAGATCGAGGGTGCCGGCCATGGCGCCCAGATGGATGCCCTCGGCGGTCGTACCGCCCTGGATGTCGGCGACGTCGCTGGCCAGCGCCTCCTGCAACTGCCCCCAGGCGTCCCGGTGCCGGGCGCGGGCCAGCACCCAGGCGTGCACGAGGCCGCTGAGTGTGGAGCCGTGGCTGGTACGGGCCAGGTAGTAGTCGACGGTCCGCCGCCAGGTCGCCTCGTCCAGGTCGTAGCCGAGCCGGCCGAAGAGCCGCCCCAGGTCGCCGGGGGTGAACAGGTAGCCGAGCATGAGCACATCGGCCTGCTTGGACGCCTGGTAGCGGTTGACGCTGTCGCCGTCCGCCTCCAGGATGCGGTCGAGTCGCCGGATGTCGCCGTGGCGTTCGCGCAGCGCGACCCAGTCCAGCTCGGCCAGCTCGCCATACCCCTCGAACTGGCTGACCACGCCCCGGTGGAAGGGCACGTGCAGCCGCCGGGAGATGTCGTCCCACATCTCGGGCTCGCCGGGGCGCATGTCGATGCGGTCGTAGAGGTCCTCCCGGCGGGAGGCGGGCAGTTCACGCGTGAGTTCCAGCGCCCGCGCCAGCACCCACGCGGCGGTGACGTTGGTGTAGGCGTTGTCGTCGAGCCCGGGCCGGTCCGCGTCCGGGTACCCCTCGTGGTACTCGTCGGGGCCCACCACCCCCAGGATGCGGTAGCGGCCCATGCTCGCGTCGAAGACGGCCGAGTCCGCCCAGAAGCGGGCGATCTGCACCAGCATCTCGGCGCCCTTGGTGTGCAGGAACTCGGTGTCGCCGCTGGCCTGTCCGTACCGCCACACGTTGTACG
It contains:
- a CDS encoding NAD(P)/FAD-dependent oxidoreductase; translated protein: MEPVVIVGGGMAAARLARRLDAPTTVIAGERHPAYNRVLLAGVLARQYGPEVIALPAPGPGVRWRAGVRAIAVDTAAREVVCDDGTREPYGTLVLATGAAPVLPPLHDGELPEGVRAFRTLDDALADPGERAVVVGGGLLGVSAAAALAVRGVDTVLVQQGERLMERQLDAAASTLLREQLTALGVEVHTECRVRRLRPGGVLLARGSPRPEAGGRYELAADTVFLACGVLPLSGLARDAGIAVGRTGGIVVDERLRTSQPHVHAIGDCAEHAGVTHGLAGAALEQADVLGDLLNGRAEAAYHGSRPLYRLSLPGPIDVAAFGTASPTDGDDTVRLTDATRGTYRSLVVRGDRLRGGVLVGDLGAVGQLTRAWESDEALPATPLLHLLTHDGGN
- the nirB gene encoding nitrite reductase large subunit NirB produces the protein MSTDTDTDKAQDTGTIVLIGHGMVGQRFLEELAERGVTARSRVIVLAEEPRPAYDRVKLTSYFSGVTPDELSLTPTGFADLHGIELCLSDPAESIDRAARTVTARSGRVIRYDTLVLATGSAPFVPPVEGRDAAGCFVYRTIEDLLAIEEWAKADRTTTGIVVGGGLLGLEAAGALRGLGLATHIVEFNPRLMPVQVDEGGGAALRRTVEDMGLTVHTGVGGQRILTHPQDGTVTGMSLSDGSAVEAELVIFSAGVRPRDGLARDAGLAVGERGGITVDERCVSVTDPAVYAIGECALAADGRVYGLVAPGYDMAATAARTIAGQDASGFHGADTSTKLKLLGVDVASFGDAHGTAPDSLDVVYADSRSGVYKKLVIGGDGTLLGGVLVGDADAYGLLRPFTGSVPPAPPEQLVLPAGLAPPTAQGPGALPDDAVVCSCHNVTKGAIRSAVTDHSCASVPEVKKCTKAGTGCGSCVKVLGRLVNEELAAGGAVIDTGLCGCFAQTRQELYEIVLALRVTSYQRLLDQYGREAARGGEGCEICKPAVASIIASLAPAIGAGTHVLDGEQAALQDTNDHFLANIQRNGSYSIVPRIPGGEITPERLIVIGEVARDFGLYTKITGGQRIDMFGARVDQLPAIWGRLVAAGFESGHAYGKSLRTVKSCVGSTWCRYGVQDSVRMAIDLELRYRGLRSPHKLKSAVSGCARECAEAMGKDFGVIATANGWNLYVGGNGGATPRHADLLAQDLSDAELVRLIDRFLMFYIRTADRLERTSVWLERIEGGLDHVRDVVVHDSLGICEELEALMAAHVAGYRDEWAQAINDPDKLRRFVSFVNAPGVPDPSVRFVPERGQSKPDLVLLSGPEIPVGGRA
- the nirD gene encoding nitrite reductase small subunit NirD, giving the protein MTTATTTVEVLSGGRWVPVCAADELVPGRGVAALLPDGRQIAVFLDRTGAAYAIGNRDPFTGAYVLSRGLLGSAGGSAFVASPLLKQRFDLRTGRCLDDDDDARAVPVFAARRQPAAATVTS